Proteins from a genomic interval of Helicoverpa zea isolate HzStark_Cry1AcR chromosome 13, ilHelZeax1.1, whole genome shotgun sequence:
- the LOC124635718 gene encoding uncharacterized protein LOC124635718: MTSPYENIYPKSYQFCCLLTKCCFCIPLRTGCFILGYISLILNFIITLFFIGTLAFLAVYTHGFRYIYTKQNENGENVPDEDSMDSSKLNSTVAIIILVGCLNVGWFVMNIVLLVGLHRKRPGHIKLHVCVATIRLVLSIAGVLIYGAHTTNSMLVCCMEIALSGYFILLYYVYAVQLEREQTTLRQIKPEIRPVSQIVRDVIFNYPQAIDKVTLTNKDEHSTV; encoded by the exons atgaCATCACCGTACgaaaa CATCTACCCAAAATCTTACCAGTTTTGTTGCTTACTCACAAAGTGCTGCTTTTGTATACCCTTGAGAACAGGTTGCTTTATACTTGGATATATTAGCTTG ATTCTCAACTTCATAATCACGCTGTTTTTTATTGGAACTTTAGCCTTTTTGGCAGTGTACACGCATGGGTTCCGTTACATATACACGAAACAGAATGAAAATGGTGAAAATGTGCCCGATGAAGACTCTATGGATAGTTCCAAGTTAAATTCCACTGTggctattattattttggtcGGATGTTTGAATGTTGGTTGGTTTGTCATGAACATTGTTCTGCTCGTTGGTCTACATAGG AAACGCCCCGGTCACATAAAATTGCATGTGTGCGTCGCTACAATAAGACTTGTACTGTCCATTGCGGGGGTATTAATATATGGCGCTCACACTACTAACTCTATGTTAGTTTGCTGTATGGAGATAG CTCTATCGGGATACTTCATTCTCCTATACTACGTGTACGCAGTACAACTGGAACGAGAACAAACCACTTTACGCCAGATCAAACCAGAAATCAGACCTGTATCGCAAATTGTCAGAGATGTCATCTTCAACTATCCTCAAGCTATTGACAAGGTTACGTTAACTAATAAAGACGAACATTCAACCGTCTAA